GCCGACCGACCCGGGGCATGCGCTTTGGCAACGCGATTGTCTGGGCACGAACGGTCTGGTGTCGTTCGAATTCGCCAATGCGACGCCTGCGCAGGCGGATCGTTTCGTCGACGCGCTCACGCTGTTCGGCATCGGTGCGTCGTGGGGCGGCTTCGAGAGTCTGGCAACCGTGTCGAACGTGGCGGGAACCCGCACCTGCGAGGACTGGTCCGCCGCTGGCCCGATCGTGCGGCTGCATATCGGTCTGGAAGACCCGCAGGATCTGATCGACGATCTGGCCGCAGCGTTCGGGAAGGTGTTTGGCGGGTGACCGGCGTGCCGCCTGTCCAGCGCCGTCAGTGCCGTCGGTGCCGTCACTTCGCCGGGGCTGGCGCGGGGCGCGTACCGTCAAGGGTCGTGAGGATGACGTGAGCGGCGCGAATGCGTTCGTCCATCGCGTAGTTCTTGTTGGCGAGCAGCACGATGCCCATCTGCTTGGACGGCACGAAGGCCACATAGGCACCAAAGCCGTTCGTCGAGCCGGTCTTGTTCACCCACGAGACCGGTGACGGCGCCATCGGCGGCGTGAGTTCGCGCGCGGGCGTCGGCTCGTATGCCATGCGCGACGAGTTACCGTCGAGCAGCGTGTCTACGGAGACCGGGAAGGGATATTGCTCCCAGATCAGGTCCTGGGTCATCGGTGTGTCGAAGAAATAGCTTGTGCGCGTGGCATAGATGGCGTGACGCAGGCGCCGCTCGTACACCGTTTCGCCGAGATTCGCGCGCACGAAACGCAGCAGATCGCTTGCGGTCGTTTTCACCCCGTAAGCCTCCTGCTCGAATACGCCGGGGTTGACGCGCACCGGTTGCCCATCCTTATAGCCCCACGCGTAGTTCGCTTGCTGATCCTCCGGCACGCGCAGGAACGTATGTTTCAGACCGAGCGGCTTGAAGACGTGGTCGCTCATCAGCGTGGCGAATTCGCCGTGCATGGCGCGCGCGGTGAGCCAGCCGAGCGCGCCGATGCTGACGTTCGAATACGTTCGCACGGTGCCGGTCGGCTTCGCCGGTTTCCACGCCTTGAGGTATTGCGTGATCTCGTCGAGGTTGCCGGCGTTGTCCGGCACCTGGAGCGGCATGCCGCCCGTGGTGTGGGTGGCAAGGTTGAGCAGCTTCACGTCGCCGAATGGTGTGCCTGCGAATTCGGGGGCGATGCGGCTGGTCTTGTCGGTGAGCGAGAGCATGCCGGCCGCCTGTGCGTAAGCGGCGAGCGTAGCGGTGAACGTTTTGCTCACGGAGCCGATTTCGAACAGCGTGTCGTTCGTGACGGGTGTGTTGGCGGCTTTATCGGCGAGCCCGTAATCGAAAACATACGACTGCCCGTCGAAAACGATCCCGACGGCCATGCCCGGAATGTCCTGACGCGCCATGAGCGGCACGATGGTCTTGTCGACCAGCGACCTGACCGCTTCCTGTCGGGGGTTCGCCGGCACTTGCGCGCCGGTCTCGGCGGCGTAGGCGCGCGCGCTGAAACCCATCCAGCCGATCGCGGCGGTCGCGGCGAGCGCCGCGCAGAGTGTGAGGTAGGGCTTGATCATCGAGGGTCGTCTCCGTATGAGGGCATATCGGGGCGTACATTCTGAACCCCTGCGAGCCATGCCCGAAGCGTAAACCCAAATGGGAGCCGACTTGCGAGAGTGCGATGTAACCGACGTAACCCATGGAACGCTCGGAACGAGCGCGACGAACCCACGTCGCCCGCGGCAAAAAAACCGCCCTGAGGGGGCGGCAACACGCTGAAATCTAACGGGGGGAGGGGGACTGCATTTCAGCGCGTGGGTGTTTCTGCGCGGTGACGCAACGCGCGTGTTACAACGCCGGTTCCAGCTCGCGGTTTTCCGATTCGCGCATTGCACGAATGGCTTCCGCCGAGATCATTGCGTCCGCATTGAGCGGGGGGATGTCGCCGAACAGCGGACGGTAGACGAAGTCGCCGACGTCGATCGCCTCGTTCGTCAACGCACACACGCCTGGGTGATGCGCTTTGCGGATGCGCCAGATCTGCGCCCCGTAGTTGCCACCGGTGGCGTCGTTCCACGACACCGTGATCGTCAATTCGCTGGAGATCTCCAGGACGCGCACGATCGGTGCGCGGCGCGTGTAGGGAATCACCGGCCGGCACACTACCGGCTCGGCGTCGAGCATGGCAACGGTGTGCTGCCAAACGCCCTGGTCGCGTGCCGCGCGCGACGAGCGCGAGGCACGGGAAGTCGTGGACGTGGGGCTTCCAGGGGCGCGGCTGCTGCCGCTTCGGTTCGGGCAATTGGTTCGGTCGCTTCGCATGATCAGGCCAGCCGGATGCGCGGCCCGCGAAGGCCGCCGAGTTTTTCAGCGCTCAACAACACCGTCGCACGGGCGAACCCGTGCAGGGCGTGCTGGTGACGCCGATACAACATGGCGTGGCTCCACTGCGCAAAGCGTCCGCGCACGATGCCACCTTTGAAAAAGCCGAATCGCCCGAGCGCGCCGGACGCGTTGTAGCCAGACAGCGACAACGACGCGCCGGGATCGCGATAAGCGAACGGCGGAATTGCGCGGCCTTCAAGCCACGCACCGAGATGACGGCCCAGATGCGCCGCCTGTTGTGTTGCCACCTGTGCCGTGGGCGGCAATGCGCGTTCACCCTGTCCCGGCGTGAGCGACGCACAATCGCCAAGCGCGAAAATGCGCTCGTCCTGCGCCGTCTGCAACGTGGCGCGCACGACGACCTGATTCGCCTCGTTGGTCGTCAGCCCGCCAATGCCGCGCAAGCAATCCGGTGCCTTCACGCCTGCGGCCCACACCAGCAGGTCGCCCGGAATGAGCTGGCCGTCGTCGCGATAAAAACCATCGCGATCGGCACACACCACGCGCGTATCCGTCAGCACACGAAAGCCCAACTGTTCGAGCTGGCCGTGCGTGCGCGCCGAGACGTCCGGCGGAAAAGCGCCCAGCAGCCGTGGCCCGCGTTCGACGAGCGTGAGCTTCAGCCGCTCGCAGATCCGCGGATCGCCATAGCCGGTCGCGAGCGCGAATGTACGGCTCAACTCCGCCGCGAGCGCCACACCCGTGGTGCCGCCACCGGCAATCACGATGCGCAGGGCGTCGTCGTTCACCGCGC
This is a stretch of genomic DNA from Pandoraea faecigallinarum. It encodes these proteins:
- the blaPNC gene encoding PNC family class C beta-lactamase, whose protein sequence is MIKPYLTLCAALAATAAIGWMGFSARAYAAETGAQVPANPRQEAVRSLVDKTIVPLMARQDIPGMAVGIVFDGQSYVFDYGLADKAANTPVTNDTLFEIGSVSKTFTATLAAYAQAAGMLSLTDKTSRIAPEFAGTPFGDVKLLNLATHTTGGMPLQVPDNAGNLDEITQYLKAWKPAKPTGTVRTYSNVSIGALGWLTARAMHGEFATLMSDHVFKPLGLKHTFLRVPEDQQANYAWGYKDGQPVRVNPGVFEQEAYGVKTTASDLLRFVRANLGETVYERRLRHAIYATRTSYFFDTPMTQDLIWEQYPFPVSVDTLLDGNSSRMAYEPTPARELTPPMAPSPVSWVNKTGSTNGFGAYVAFVPSKQMGIVLLANKNYAMDERIRAAHVILTTLDGTRPAPAPAK
- a CDS encoding DUF3331 domain-containing protein, translated to MRSDRTNCPNRSGSSRAPGSPTSTTSRASRSSRAARDQGVWQHTVAMLDAEPVVCRPVIPYTRRAPIVRVLEISSELTITVSWNDATGGNYGAQIWRIRKAHHPGVCALTNEAIDVGDFVYRPLFGDIPPLNADAMISAEAIRAMRESENRELEPAL
- a CDS encoding NAD(P)/FAD-dependent oxidoreductase yields the protein MSRANRIVIVGGGIAGLVLATRLGRTLGRAGAARVTLVDRHPTHLWKPMLHTVAAGTRDVAHTQIAYLAHACSHGFTYQAGRMSGLDRTRREIVLEEMEGHDGKRLLSERRVPYDALVLALGSQADDACVPGVRDVCHFIDSQPQAEAFNAALHCESLRSAVNDDALRIVIAGGGTTGVALAAELSRTFALATGYGDPRICERLKLTLVERGPRLLGAFPPDVSARTHGQLEQLGFRVLTDTRVVCADRDGFYRDDGQLIPGDLLVWAAGVKAPDCLRGIGGLTTNEANQVVVRATLQTAQDERIFALGDCASLTPGQGERALPPTAQVATQQAAHLGRHLGAWLEGRAIPPFAYRDPGASLSLSGYNASGALGRFGFFKGGIVRGRFAQWSHAMLYRRHQHALHGFARATVLLSAEKLGGLRGPRIRLA